The genomic region GGATTACAAATCTCAGCTTGTGGTAAGTTCGGATGAcggcaattctagttcagaaTGGTCTGAAAAAAAAGTTGTTACAAGGAAAAAGCTTGTGAATGTGAATCAGACAGAGTGGGAGGAACTTGATGAGAAGGCAGTGTCAACAATTCAGTTGTGCCTTACTAACAATGTATTGCATGAGGTACTTTCGGAGAAGACGGCATCAACCTTGTGGAGGAAATTGGAAGCCTTATATATGACAAAGTCCTTCACAAATCGCTTGGTATTGAAACAACAATTATATACATTTTGCATGGCAGAATATGAGTTTATTAGAACTCACATTAGTGAATTTGTAACTCTCTTAAATGACCTGAAGAATGTCGTGGGCAATATAGACAAAAAAGGTCAGGCTATGTTATTACTTTTTTCTTTGCCTCCTTTATACAAAACTTTTAGGGAAACCCTGATTTACGATAGAGAAAGACTATCGTTTAAGGACGTGAAGGGAAATCTTTTGAGTAAGGATAAATTCGATAATGAATTAGGCTCAAAGAACAAGTCAGATGGGCAAGCATTGGTTTTGGTTACTAGAGGAAGGCAACAATCTAAGGATTCGGGTCAGAGAAGACCAAGGGCAAGATCTAAGTTAAGGAACTGCGACAAAGAATGTGGTTATTGCAAAAAGAAAAGTCACATCAAAACAAAATGTTATAAGCTTCAGAATAAAATTAAGAGGGCCGTCGAAAACGAAGAGAGAAGGAGGCAGAAAACTGATGTAGCCGAGGACAATGGTGATGATTTGTTGTTGGTATCAACGACCAAAAGTTCTAAGTTCACATCCGAGTGGATCTTGAATTCAGGGGTTCCTATCATATGTGTTCTAACAGAAACAAGTTCTCCACATCTAGTTCAATTGAAGGTGGATTACACTTATGGGAAATACCTCACCCTACAAAATAATCGACATTGATATCATTTAGATTAATATGCATGATAGGATAGTCAAAACATTGTCAGATGTCAAGCATGTGTctgatttaaagaaaaatctcgTCTCTTTGGGAGTTCTAAACTCGAATGGTTGCAAGATCATCATTAAGTCAAACGGCTTAAAGGTATCTCATGGAGCCCTTGTTCTGATGAAAGGGCAGAAAGTCGACAGCCTTTACATTCGACAATGTGCAACAGTTTCTAGTTCAGCAGCAATTATGGAAAAAAGAATGAAACCGTCGCCACGTCTCGACGAGGACTCTCCCAACATCGTGACGACGCGACAAAATTCGCTTGTTTTGGATTCTGAATCAACCCATTTATGGCGCATGTAACTCGGTTATATGAGTGAAAATGTATTATCGTTTTAAGTAAAAGAGGTCTTACCACATGCACCAGAGTTGGAAAGTTAGATTTCTGTGAGAATTGTGTTTATTGGAAGCTGACTTGAGTAAGCTTCGATTTGACAGTGCACAAAACTAAAAAAGACCTTTGACTACATTCATTCTGATTTATGGGGTTCGGCTCTAGTCATTTGCAAAGGAGGTAGcaaatatattctaaattttatatatgactACTCTAGAAAAGTTTGGGTATATTTCCTGAAGCACAAAAACGAAATCTTCGGGATCTTTAAGCAATGGAATGCCCTACTTGAAAAATAGACTGAGAAGTTCGTAAACAATTCGGAACAGATAAAAGGCTCGAGCTTTGTTCAACCAAATTTAATGATTTCTGCAGACAAGAATGAATTGAAAGACATCGCATAGTTGTTGGTACTCCGCAGCAGTATGGTGTCGTCGAACGGATAAACAAAACATTACTTGAAAAAGCTCGATGTATGGCAATTGATCTCTCAAGTTATTTGGTGAACCAATCTCTACATCGAGTTTTGGTTGGAAAGGTTCTCGAAAAGATTTGGTCAACTAATCCTCCTAGCTACTCTAACGTTAGAGCATTTGATTGTCTTGCTTATACTTAAGTTAATCAGGAAAGCTTGAAAAGTGGACGGTGAAGTGTATTTTTCTAGGTTTTGCAATCGAGATAAAAGGTTACAAGTTGTGGTGCCCAGAAATTAGTAGGATCATTGTCAGTAGAGATGTTACatttgatgaaacattgatgaTTTTGTCACAAAGGGGGCCACCGGGTTAAAACAACACTAAAAGGTCCAGTGTTTCGAGCAAGATATagctaaaaacaaaaatagacgGTGATGTCACGACGTTGCAACAACATGACGAACAGGGGCGGCGTCCCAACgaggaaaatcatcaaaattatgaAACCGACATTTCTTCGATGTAGCAGAAGGTTTCTGAGGCTTTCCCATCCAAACCAGAGACCCTTCAAAATTATAAGTTAGCCCGAGACAAAAAAAAAGGCGAGAGATCAAACCACCATAAAAATACTGTGAAGAAAATCTCGTGCCATATGCTCTAAGTGTTGTAGAGAGCACCGATTCAGTCGACCCTTCGAATTATATAAAGGCAATTTGGGCTTCTAATTTTAGCAATTGGTTTGTTTCCATGGAAGAAGAGATGGAGTCTCTCAATAAGAACGATACATGGCAACTTACGACTTAAGATTCACCACAAATTGAAGACAAAGAAAGGTACATGTCATCGATTCCCTATTCTAGTGCAATCGAAAGCCTAATGTATGCAATGGTTTGTACTCGTCCCGATAATTCACGTGTTGTTAATGTagtaagtatatatatggtCAAACTCGATAAATTACACTGGCAAGCTGTTAAGTTGATTCTAAGATATTTAAGGACTTTCAATACTTTTTTGGAATTCAGAAGATGTTTAGAAGGTCTAGTTGGCTATGTAGATTCAGATTATGTTGGAGACTTAGACAAAAGAATATCTCTCTTATAGGTTATTTGTTCACATTCAGAAATAGCACTATTAGTTAGAAAGCCACCATTCGAGCCATTGTGGCTTTATCGACTACTGAAGCTAAATATATGGCTATCATAGAGGCTATGAAAGAGGTCATTTGGTTAAGAGGTTTATTTGGGGAGCTGGTTGATAGAAACGACAATATTGTTgtatattgtgatagtcaaagtgtCATACATCTTACGAAAGATCATATGCATTACAAAAGAACAAAGCATATAGATATTCGGTGCCACTTTGTTCGAGAGGTGATCACTCAATGAAATgtataaattcttaaaattagcACAGAGAACAATCCAACAAACATGATGACGAAGAGTcttccaattttcaagtttagacATTGTTTGGACTTGGTAAGCTTTCGACAGAGATTGAGTTAGGCTCCTGGCAAAGCTCAGCAAAAAAGACACTTTGAAAATaagagtcaaggtggagatttgtagAGTGTGCCTAATATTTCAGACGAAATAGAGTTAATGTCGTGACGAGGAAGAGTCATCGTCCTGACAACGTGACTACGACGTCCCGACGAGAAGTAACACCACATCTCGACAACATGAATATGGATGTCTTGACGTGCCGATAGCGACGTCACATTGTAACATCATGTTCCCTATTTAACTGAGTTTCTTCTCCTAATTAAACTCCATATGCTCTAAGTGTTGCAGAGAGCATCGATTCAATCGACCCTTCGAATTATTTAAAGGCAATTTGGGCTTCTAATTTTAGCAATTGGTTTGTTTCCATGGAAGAAGAGATGGAGTCTCTCAATAAGAACGATACATGGCAACTTACGACTTCAGATTCACCACAAATCAAAGACAAAGAAAGGTACATGTCATCGATTCCCTATTCTAGTGCAATCGAAAGCCTAATGTATGCAATGGTTTGTACTCGTCCCGATAATTCACGTGTTGTTAATGTAGTTTCTTCTCCTAATTAAACTCTGTTATATTTTCTCAATCTAACTCTAATTATTCTaggaattttttaataatatttgtaCGCAAaattcaacctataaataagcCTCTTAGCAACACGAAATAATTTAGAATAACCACAACACTCAAGAAAGTTTGTgagaattttaagaaattttgtatTTCAAATTCAAGGTTTATTTGTTTCTCCATCTTATACTCCCcttttcaatttatcattttaatgaaGTTTTTTTTACCTGTTACTTTTCGGAAGAATTTTTCCACGTAAATATTTGTAtccaattttttcaattttcactaATGTTCATTGTATAATTCAAGTTAGACCCAACAAAAACCAACCAACAACAACACATAAATTAGCTCTCACGATGATGTTGATTGGAAACGAATCCATCAAACTCAGCGCATACATTATCTTGATGTTTGTTGAAAAATCAGCTTTAAATTAATcactaaaccaaaaaaaaaaaggaaatcaaGAATAAGGCACATCCAACACTACATAATCTAAATGAAACTCGTTCAAGTGATCAAGGGGAAGTGGGGAACACCATGAAAGGAGCTGCTCCATTGCATGAAAGGCAAATCGATACAGTGATGTTAACAAAATGTTATTTCCTTGTAACTTTGTTCCTCAATCAGAATCACCCCCATCTATTTGTGAAGACCTTGCAAGACAATTCGGGAACTTGAAAGGAAGGGTCATCAAGGGTTCATCACCACATAAATTTCGGCATGCCAAACCAAATGAATATCCCAATGCAATTGCAACTGGAACAGCAACAGCATTTCCTACCTGTATGTATCTGAAGCAAGAACAGACTTGGCATCAAACAAATATGAATGATGATTCATCACCATAATCTTATAAACTAAGTCAGCATACCTCTCCTTAATAGTTCCAAAAAGCTTGTAGCAATCAGGGAATCCCTGTAATCTAGCATTCTCGCGAATTGTAAGTACTCTATTTTGGGAAGGATGAATGACGGTCTGAAAAAAAGGTTTGCTTCATATGTAAGCAATTCAATATGTTTAGATGACACACAAACAGGTAAAAGTAGCATGAAGACCTATGTACTAaaagttagattgcattttatcccctctactcaaaaaataggcaaattaatccatgtttattagattaaagagcaaattgatctttctattaaaaatttctatctatttctactattaaaagtTGATCTCTATGTATCAACATGAAATACATGTGGCACAACATATACACTATTTGGTTATTCAGTCAGCTACTCTAGTTTATAACAATACAAATGCACGAAATATTTAACAGAAaggaccaatttactctttaaacTGACATACAAGGGCAAAATCTAACTCTTAGTATAagggcctccatgatacttttacccacACAAACATCCTTGCAACCcaagacaaaaagaaaagaaaaagaacctgGTTGTGAGGTTCAGCTCTTGTTACCACTGTGTTTACAATTTCATCCATCCATAAACGACCAAATGGCCTAAATTCCAGTTCACATTTAAGGTTGTGCAAGGATACAACATtgttgcaaaaataaaaagtcacctgtaattattattatacaatgCTTACTTGGTTGATCTTCCTTTGACAAACTTCATGGCATAGTCCGGCACCTATACAGATAATGAACTGAGAAAAATTGaacagaaaattaatttaatattcacTAAGAGAGCTGTAGACAACATAATACCAATGGTTTTCCGGATTTGAGCAACACTCTGTCCATTGTTGTGTCCCACTCTACCCTATTGTTTTCACCAACTACTACACCAGGTAAGTCCCTGAAATTTGCACCCTGGAAAAGCAATATTTTAGCTATTGAGAAAGAGAAATATTTCAATCCAAGAACCATAAACAAGTGAACTGCACATACCTTCTTCTTGGGAATGTGGCAAACACGGTCGTAATCATCAGGATTCAATTGCAAAGGCTGATGATCACATAGCATTCCTAAGGATGGTGCATGTCTAGAATCAACTGTTAAATTTATAACATCTACACAGTGCAAAAACTTAACTGTAAGATATGACAAAGCACATAAACACCAGTTTGACTTCAATGATAATACATTAAATACTTGCATAAGATCTAATTCTATAAAGCATTTAATTGCAAACATCGATGATCATACAGCATTCCTAAGGATGATGCATGTCAATTACACCTATAACTGCAAAAACTTGGTTGTAAGATATTCTATAGCACATGAACAACAAGCAATGCAAGGAAACATACCTTTCCTCCGCAATCTGATGAACTTTTGGAATTCTGTGCGAGCAGTTGTCCCATAATTCCTCTGATCTCGACTCTCATCATTGTTAACCTAAAAGAAtgtttgaaaaagaagaaactaAATAATACATTCCAAAGTCGACTCAATTACAAATAAAGGGGAGGAAACCATACTTGTGGGAGATCAGAAATTGCATCAGCAAGAGTGAGAGCACTTTCCAACTGACAAGAATCCTTTTTATCATATGTAACATGTATTTCCTAGGTTAAAAATACATAGATTCAACttagaacaaaacaaaaaagtatCTAGCAATAATATTTTACTTCTATAGAAACcataattatttaactttagCAGCATATATACCTCAAACTCATTTGGAACACCTCCTCTAGAAAAAACCTCATGAGTTGGCAATGGATATTGAGGCAATTTCtgaaggagaaaaagaaaagaaaagtattaAACAAGTAACTATCATTTGATGTCATCATatcatacaaatttaaatatacttaCCTCTGAAGGATGTGAACCCCATAGAAAAACCCTCATTCTGAATTGGGGAACCCCATAAGATCCTGCAGCCATCATCCCCATTCTAGCTTGATAATTCATAGACACTAAACGGCCTACGGCATACCGTCCCAGAAAACCCTTAGCAAACTTTAATATGTCCACAACATTTTCCATTAATACATATCTTGGTTTCAAATGCTCTATAGTATCCATATATACAACTAACTGCTTATTTTTTACATCTTCCAAAGGTGCATTTGAGTTTCTAAAACGATTAAACCCACTAACACCTTGACATGGGGGCCCTccacatataaaataaacacttccctgcaaaaacaaagaaaaatgaaatagacTATCAATGTGGTTAGAAAAGGCTACCTTGAATATACAatactaatttattaaatgtatattaCCAAAATAGAAGAACTTACAGGCAAAGGCAATATGTTTGACTTGTACCCTTTACTCACAAACTCCTTCAGTCTTTCTTCGCAATTActgaaattacaaaaatacattaaataaatttattgataagGTAAGAGAATTTTTATGGATGTAAATGCAATAAAATAGATTACCTCAAGCCCTCAATAGGCTCCCAAGTATCATAACTTTTATCGTAACCCTTCCAACGCACCTATATttaagataaaatgataaaaattgtaaaagattttaatccaaaaagaaaa from Gossypium raimondii isolate GPD5lz chromosome 1, ASM2569854v1, whole genome shotgun sequence harbors:
- the LOC105786098 gene encoding putative DNA (cytosine-5)-methyltransferase CMT1 isoform X1, which translates into the protein MGKGSKRKHQKKIDESIDSESETQSQGLTTLLDPPKPKKARKVVPDSDLCLVGPPIAPAEARQRWPHRYQSKNKVKKQAVIEASNDEENEVLQAKNHYVEAIVDGCRYKLGDNAYVKAEDGNLDYIARIVEFFETVDQEPFFKAQWFYRAEDTVINKDNAHLIDKRRVFLSDIHDDNPLNCIISKVEIAEIAPDNDSAAKESRIPDSGLYYNMKYSLQHLTFKNIFTEISKKDSGTSSVVSSECGSNNTSSEVQRFDNSQKYLLDLYSGCGAMSTGLCMGASLAGIKLVTKWAVDINSFACKSLQWNHPETKVRNEAAEDFLCLLKEWEKLCQKFSLLEPNKPSETVSSETGEEDDDDDDGQGCEEEKEQEQEKERQYDSSSEDSSEEFEVERLLDICFGDPNKAKKRGLYFKVRWKGYDKSYDTWEPIEGLSNCEERLKEFVSKGYKSNILPLPGSVYFICGGPPCQGVSGFNRFRNSNAPLEDVKNKQLVVYMDTIEHLKPRYVLMENVVDILKFAKGFLGRYAVGRLVSMNYQARMGMMAAGSYGVPQFRMRVFLWGSHPSEKLPQYPLPTHEVFSRGGVPNEFEEIHVTYDKKDSCQLESALTLADAISDLPQVNNDESRDQRNYGTTARTEFQKFIRLRRKDVINLTVDSRHAPSLGMLCDHQPLQLNPDDYDRVCHIPKKKGANFRDLPGVVVGENNRVEWDTTMDRVLLKSGKPLVPDYAMKFVKGRSTKPFGRLWMDEIVNTVVTRAEPHNQTVIHPSQNRVLTIRENARLQGFPDCYKLFGTIKERYIQVGNAVAVPVAIALGYSFGLACRNLCGDEPLMTLPFKFPNCLARSSQIDGGDSD